Proteins from one Triticum aestivum cultivar Chinese Spring chromosome 7A, IWGSC CS RefSeq v2.1, whole genome shotgun sequence genomic window:
- the LOC123151492 gene encoding uncharacterized protein, with translation MAEEERRRRFSSLRSVRWRVDLGILPASPEASVEELRRAAADSRRRYVSLRRRVLVDPHLPKKEARSPNLIVDNPLSQNPESSWGRFFRGAELEKTVDQDLSRLYPEDGSYFQTPTCQAMLRRILLMWCLQHPEYGYRQGMHELLAPLVYVLQVDIDKLSQIRKLHEDCFNDDFVGVPFPDTDMVFSYKPRKDPKWHSGTDNENDSESASRANSLDELDSDTKEIILLSDAYGAEGELGIVLSERFMEHDAYAIFDGLMDGGGGVVRMAEFYSPSSVGSSSSLPPAIEASSALYHLLSIVEPSLHNHFIELKVEPQWFALRWLRVLFGREFGLSDLLVVWDKVFACSNSMLLNSDEEYSFRILCSDRGAFIAAMAVSMLLHVRSSLLATETDVSCLQRLLNYPTNVDVQKLIEKAQSLQSTAIDANTSSPSVLLNRDIGEYDRVNSIISISTPPRTPLHPLSESYWEKQWRNLHNDGTSPKETEKGHSFSREIKKSLRQKLGLCRTESDPSPVKAISVKSDAQNSARRCLLDILSDSAGRSHEIAGKIQEDEFPIVSIHKEPPVSPAEPLQPRAAAESVTVSPPCLAKLSPLENPLAVPADESATQRTQCATEACSSSGENSPVFYAAVAGNEHENIQDNDSERSSVISISYGGDNDRDEILQDESSSCNHDGSSVQDSEAETSNKTADPDGSSEKTVVPNERKPFISKFQWLLKLGRPSGEGNIEKGSGEKSDAKDAVDPSCSEGNSNNPRGNVKLAAGDKKVMGTFKNLGQSMLENIQVIESAFQQDRSQPGPMENFSNNLLGGKGQVTATAALTELRKISNLLSEM, from the exons ATGGcggaggaggagaggcggcggcggttcTCGAGTCTACGCAGCGTCCGGTGGCGGGTCGATCTCGGCATCCTGCCGGCGTCGCCGGAGGCCTCCGTCGAGGAGCTCCGCCGCGCTGCCGCCGATTCGCGGCGGAG GTATGTTAGTTTGAGGCGCCGTGTTCTGGTAGACCCTCATCTTCCAAAGAAGGAGGCTAGATCACCTAACCTCATCGTGGACAACCCGCTCTCTCAGAACCCAG AGAGTAGCTGGGGTCGGTTTTTCAGAGGGGCAGAGTTGGAGAAGACTGTGGACCAAGATTTGTCTCGCTTGTATCCCGAAGATGGTAGTTACTTCCAAACACCTACTTGCCAGGCCATGCTGCGTAGGATACTGTTAATGTGGTGTCTTCAGCATCCAGAGTATGGTTACCGCCAAG GAATGCATGAGCTATTGGCTCCACTTGTGTATGTTCTTCAGGTCGACATTGATAAACTATCGCAAATACGAAAACTCCATGAAGACTGCTTCAATGATGATTTTGTTGGAGTACCTTTTCCAGATACTGATATGGTTTTTAGTTATAAACCTAGAAAGGACCCAAAGTGGCATTCAGGAACTGACAATGAAAATGATTCTGAAAGTGCTTCCAGAGCTAACAGTCTTGATGAGCTTGACTCAGATACAAAAGAAATAATTTTACTTAGTGATGCATATGGAGCTGAAGGTGAACTAGGCATTGTATTATCTGAAAGATTCATGGAGCATGATGCCTATGCCATTTTTGATGGTTTGATGGATGGGGGTGGCGGAGTGGTTCGCATGGCAGAATTTTACTCTCCATCCAGTGTTGGATCTAGCTCAAGTCTACCGCCTGCTATTGAAGCCTCCTCAGCATTGTATCATTTGCTTTCCATTGTTGAGCCATCTCTTCATAACCATTTCATTGAGCTGAAAGTGGAACCTCAGTGGTTTGCACTTCGTTGGCTGAGGGTTTTGTTTGGACGAGAATTCGGCCTCAGTGATCTCTTAGTAGTATGGGACAAAGTCTTCGCCTGTTCCAATAGTATGCTGCTAAATAGTGATGAGGAATATAGCTTTCGGATCTTGTGTTCAGATAGAGGGGCATTCATTGCAGCTATGGCAGTCTCTATGCTTCTTCATGTTAGATCGTCTCTGTTGGCTACCGAGACTGATGTCTCTTGTCTCCAGAGATTATTGAATTACCCGACGAATGTTGATGTGCAGAAGCTAATTGAGAAAGCCCAGTCCCTGCAGTCTACTGCCATTGATGCGAACACTTCATCCCCATCTGTCCTATTAAATAGGGATATCGGCGAGTATGACAGAGTTAACAGTATTATCTCTATTTCAACTCCTCCGAGAACTCCATTGCATCCTTTATCCGAGAGTTACTGGGAAAAGCAGTGGAGAAATTTGCACAATGATGGGACATCTCCCAAGGAGACTGAGAAGGGTCATTCTTTCAGCAGAGAAATAAAGAAATCCTTAAGGCAGAAGCTTGGTTTGTGTAGGACAGAGTCAGATCCTTCTCCAGTGAAAGCAATCAGTGTGAAAAGTGATGCTCAGAATTCAGCAAGGCGATGCCTTCTGGATATTTTATCAGATAGTGCGGGGAGGTCTCATGAAATTGCAGGGAAAATTCAAGAAGATGAATTCCCTATCGTCTCAATTCACAAGGAGCCTCCAGTGAGTCCCGCAGAGCCTTTGCAACCAAGAGCAGCTGCTGAAAGTGTAACTGTAAGCCCACCGTGCCTGGCTAAACTCAGCCCTCTAGAAAATCCGCTGGCTGTGCCAGCTGATGAGagcgcaacacaaaggacacaatgtGCAACAGAAGCTTGTTCTTCTAGCGGTGAGAACTCTCCAGTGTTCTATGCAGCCGTTGCTGGTAATGAGCATGAGAACATTCAAGATAACGATTCTGAGAGAAGTAGTGTCATTTCAATTTCGTATGGTGGTGACAATGACAGGGATGAAATACTGCAAGATGAGTCATCCAGCTGTAATCATGACGGCAGTAGTGTTCAAGATTCAGAAGCAGAAACTTCTAATAAAACTGCAGATCCAGATGGATCCTCTGAAAAAACTGTGGTTCCTAATGAAAGGAAGCCATTTATCAGTAAATTTCAGTGGCTGTTGAAGCTAGGGAGACCCTCAGGTGAAGGCAACATCGAGAAGGGTAGCGGTGAGAAATCAGATGCTAAAGATGCTGTTGACCCATCCTGCTCCGAAGGGAATTCGAATAACCCGCGTGGTAACGTGAAGTTGGCTGCTGGTGATAAGAAGGTGATGGGCACATTTAAGAATCTTGGACAAAGCATGCTCGAGAATATCCAG GTGATCGAGTCAGCGTTTCAGCAAGATCGCAGCCAGCCCGGGCCGATGGAGAACTTCTCGAACAACCTCCTGGGCGGCAAAGGACAGGTGACGGCGACTGCGGCTCTGACCGAGCTCCGCAAGATCAGCAACTTGCTCAGCGAGATGTAG